The Streptomyces sp. CC0208 genome window below encodes:
- the tsaD gene encoding tRNA (adenosine(37)-N6)-threonylcarbamoyltransferase complex transferase subunit TsaD produces MADEPLVLGIETSCDETGVGIVRGTTLLADAIASSVDEHARFGGVVPEVASRAHLEAMVPTIERALKDAGVSARDLDGIAVTAGPGLAGALLVGVSAAKAYAYALGKPLYGVNHLASHICVDQLEHGALPEPTMALLVSGGHSSLLLSSDITSDVRPMGATIDDAAGEAFDKIARVLNLGFPGGPVIDRYAREGDPSAIAFPRGLTGPRDPAYDFSFSGLKTAVARWIEAKRAAGEEVPVRDVAASFQEAVVDVLTRKAVRACKDEGVDHLMIGGGVAANSRLRALAQERCEAAGIRLRVPRPKLCTDNGAMVAALGAEMVARNRPASSWDLSADSSLPVTDPHVPGHDHVHEISKENLYS; encoded by the coding sequence ATGGCTGACGAACCGCTTGTCCTGGGCATCGAGACCTCCTGTGACGAGACCGGCGTCGGCATCGTCCGGGGCACCACCCTGCTGGCTGACGCCATCGCGTCCAGCGTCGACGAGCACGCCCGGTTCGGTGGCGTGGTGCCGGAGGTGGCCAGCAGGGCGCACCTCGAAGCGATGGTGCCGACCATCGAGCGGGCCCTGAAGGACGCCGGGGTGAGCGCGCGTGACCTCGACGGCATCGCCGTCACCGCGGGTCCCGGACTCGCCGGCGCGCTGCTCGTCGGGGTGTCCGCGGCGAAGGCGTACGCCTACGCCCTCGGCAAGCCCCTCTACGGCGTCAACCACCTCGCCTCCCACATCTGCGTCGACCAGCTGGAGCACGGGGCGCTGCCCGAGCCGACGATGGCGCTGCTGGTCTCCGGCGGGCACTCCTCGCTGCTGCTGTCGAGCGACATCACCTCCGACGTCCGGCCGATGGGCGCGACCATCGACGACGCGGCCGGCGAGGCCTTCGACAAGATCGCCCGGGTGCTGAACCTCGGCTTCCCCGGCGGCCCGGTCATCGACCGGTACGCGCGCGAGGGCGACCCGTCGGCGATCGCGTTCCCGCGCGGACTGACCGGGCCGCGCGACCCGGCGTACGACTTCTCCTTCTCCGGTCTGAAGACGGCGGTCGCCCGCTGGATCGAGGCCAAGCGGGCCGCGGGGGAGGAGGTGCCGGTGCGTGACGTGGCGGCCTCCTTCCAGGAGGCGGTCGTGGACGTGCTGACCCGCAAGGCCGTGCGGGCCTGCAAGGACGAGGGTGTCGACCACCTGATGATCGGCGGCGGCGTGGCCGCCAACTCCCGGCTGCGGGCCCTGGCCCAGGAGCGCTGCGAGGCCGCCGGGATCCGCCTGAGGGTCCCGCGGCCCAAGCTGTGCACCGACAACGGCGCGATGGTCGCCGCCCTCGGCGCCGAGATGGTGGCCCGCAACCGCCCCGCCTCCAGCTGGGACCTCTCCGCCGACTCCTCCCTGCCGGTGACCGACCCGCACGTGCCGGGCCACGACCACGTCCACGAGATCAGCAAGGAGAACCTGTACTCGTGA
- a CDS encoding glycoside hydrolase family 3 N-terminal domain-containing protein yields the protein MTTAPWRDPALTASARVDDLLSRMTLEEKTAQLYGVWVGASTDGDGVAPLQREMTADYDWDELITRGLGQLTRPFGTAPVDPALGAQALARAQRRITEAGRFGIPALAHEECLAGFTTWQATAYPVPLAWGASWDAGLVEEMAGAIGRDLRTVGVHQGLAPVLDVVRDPRWGRVEETIGEDPYLVGTIGAAYVRGLESAGIVATLKHFAGYASSAGARNLAPVRAGVREFADITLPPFEFALREGGARSVMAAYTDTDGVPASADPGLLTGLLREEWGFTGTVVADYFGVGFLQTQHRIAGTEAGAAHAALAAGLDVELPTLKCYGTPLIEAVRAGEVPESLIDRAARRVLLQKCELGLLDEDWSPEPTERIDLDSSANRVLARRLAEESVVLLDNPDGLLPLAPDTRIAVVGPRAADALAMLGCYSFPSHVLTHHPDIPTGIEIPTVLQALRSELPDAKVTFTEGCGVDDPDTAGFEEAVARTAEADVCVAVLGDRAGLFGRGTSGEGCDVTDLRLPGVQGDLLDSLIATGVPVVLVLLTGRPYALGRWDGRLGAVVQAFFPGEEGGPAVAGVLSGRVNPSGRLPVSVPRVPGGQPWTYLQPPLGLAGEVSNLDPTPLYPFGHGRSYTEFVWEEFTGGAPAEIGTDGTYDVSLTVRNAGGRAGAEVVQLYLHDPVASVTRPDVRLIGYRRLELEPGESRRVTFRFHAELSAFTDREGRRVVEPGDLELRLSASSAEVRHTAALRLTGPVREAGPDRRLRCETEVS from the coding sequence ATGACCACCGCGCCCTGGCGTGACCCCGCCCTGACCGCCTCCGCCCGCGTCGACGACCTCCTCTCACGGATGACCCTGGAGGAGAAGACCGCCCAGCTCTACGGCGTGTGGGTGGGCGCCAGCACGGACGGGGACGGAGTCGCTCCCCTCCAGCGCGAGATGACCGCCGACTACGACTGGGACGAGCTGATCACCCGGGGTCTTGGCCAGCTCACCCGCCCCTTCGGCACCGCCCCCGTGGACCCGGCGCTGGGCGCGCAGGCACTGGCCCGCGCCCAGCGCCGTATCACCGAGGCCGGCCGCTTCGGCATCCCGGCGCTGGCCCACGAGGAGTGCCTGGCCGGCTTCACCACCTGGCAGGCCACCGCCTACCCCGTCCCGCTCGCCTGGGGTGCGAGCTGGGACGCCGGACTGGTCGAGGAGATGGCCGGTGCCATCGGCCGCGACCTGCGCACGGTCGGCGTCCACCAGGGACTGGCCCCCGTTCTGGACGTCGTCCGCGACCCGCGCTGGGGGCGGGTCGAGGAGACGATCGGCGAGGACCCGTACCTGGTGGGCACGATCGGCGCCGCCTATGTCCGCGGCCTGGAGTCGGCCGGGATCGTCGCCACGCTCAAGCACTTCGCCGGGTACGCCTCCTCGGCCGGCGCCCGCAACCTCGCGCCCGTACGCGCGGGCGTGCGCGAGTTCGCCGACATCACCCTCCCGCCCTTCGAGTTCGCCCTGCGCGAGGGCGGGGCGCGCTCGGTGATGGCCGCGTACACCGACACCGACGGCGTCCCGGCCTCCGCCGACCCGGGCCTGCTGACCGGACTGCTGCGCGAGGAGTGGGGGTTCACCGGCACGGTGGTCGCCGACTACTTCGGCGTCGGCTTCCTGCAGACCCAGCACCGGATCGCCGGCACCGAGGCGGGCGCGGCGCACGCGGCCCTCGCGGCGGGCCTCGACGTCGAACTGCCGACCCTCAAGTGCTACGGCACCCCCCTGATCGAGGCCGTCCGCGCGGGCGAGGTCCCCGAGTCGCTGATCGACCGGGCGGCCCGCCGGGTCCTGCTCCAGAAGTGCGAGCTGGGCCTCCTGGACGAGGACTGGAGCCCGGAGCCCACCGAGCGGATCGACCTCGACTCGTCGGCGAACCGGGTCCTGGCCCGCCGCCTCGCCGAGGAGTCGGTGGTCCTCCTCGACAACCCGGACGGCCTGCTCCCGCTGGCCCCGGACACCCGGATCGCGGTGGTCGGCCCCCGCGCCGCCGACGCCCTCGCCATGCTGGGCTGCTACTCGTTCCCGTCCCATGTCCTCACCCACCACCCCGACATCCCGACGGGCATCGAGATCCCCACGGTCCTTCAGGCGCTGCGCAGCGAACTCCCCGACGCCAAGGTGACGTTCACCGAGGGCTGCGGGGTCGACGACCCGGACACCGCCGGCTTCGAGGAGGCGGTGGCCCGGACGGCCGAGGCGGACGTCTGCGTGGCGGTGCTCGGCGACCGGGCGGGCCTGTTCGGCCGGGGCACGTCGGGCGAGGGCTGCGATGTGACGGATCTTCGACTGCCCGGTGTCCAGGGGGATTTGCTGGACTCGCTGATCGCGACCGGGGTCCCGGTCGTACTGGTGCTGCTGACCGGCCGCCCCTACGCGCTCGGCCGCTGGGACGGCCGGCTCGGGGCGGTCGTGCAGGCCTTCTTCCCCGGGGAGGAGGGCGGCCCGGCCGTCGCGGGCGTGCTGTCGGGCCGGGTGAACCCCTCGGGCCGCCTCCCGGTGAGCGTGCCACGGGTGCCCGGCGGACAGCCCTGGACCTACCTCCAGCCGCCGCTCGGCCTCGCGGGCGAGGTCAGCAACCTGGACCCGACCCCGCTGTACCCCTTCGGACACGGGCGCTCCTACACGGAGTTCGTGTGGGAGGAGTTCACCGGGGGCGCGCCGGCGGAGATCGGCACGGACGGCACGTACGACGTGTCACTGACCGTGCGCAACGCGGGGGGCCGGGCGGGCGCCGAGGTCGTCCAGCTGTATCTGCACGACCCGGTGGCCTCGGTGACCCGTCCGGACGTCCGCCTGATCGGCTACCGGCGGCTGGAGCTGGAGCCCGGCGAGTCCCGCCGCGTGACCTTCCGCTTCCACGCCGAGTTGTCGGCCTTCACCGACCGCGAGGGCCGTCGCGTCGTCGAACCGGGCGACCTGGAGCTCAGGCTGTCGGCGTCCAGCGCCGAGGTCCGGCACACGGCAGCGCTGCGTCTGACGGGCCCGGTGCGGGAGGCGGGCCCGGACCGGCGGCTGCGCTGCGAGACGGAGGTGTCGTAG
- the tsaE gene encoding tRNA (adenosine(37)-N6)-threonylcarbamoyltransferase complex ATPase subunit type 1 TsaE, giving the protein MEAVPRNPVETELTVTSPEQMRELGLKLAKLLRAGDLVMLSGELGAGKTTLTRGLGEGLGVRGAVTSPTFVIARVHPSLGDGPPLVHVDAYRLGGGLDEMEDLDLDVSLPESVIVVEWGEGKVEELTEDRLQVQIHRAVGDTTDEVRHVTFTPVGVRWATADLGVLTA; this is encoded by the coding sequence ATGGAAGCAGTACCGCGCAACCCGGTTGAGACCGAGCTGACCGTCACCTCCCCCGAGCAGATGCGCGAGCTGGGCCTGAAGCTCGCCAAGCTGCTGCGCGCCGGGGACCTCGTGATGCTCAGCGGGGAGCTCGGCGCGGGCAAGACGACACTGACCCGCGGACTCGGTGAGGGGCTCGGGGTGCGGGGGGCCGTGACCTCGCCGACCTTCGTGATCGCCCGGGTGCATCCGTCCCTGGGGGACGGGCCGCCGCTGGTCCACGTGGACGCGTACCGCCTGGGCGGTGGGCTCGACGAGATGGAGGACCTCGATCTCGACGTGTCGCTGCCGGAGTCGGTGATCGTCGTGGAGTGGGGCGAGGGCAAGGTCGAGGAACTGACCGAGGACCGGCTCCAGGTCCAGATCCACCGCGCGGTCGGTGACACCACCGACGAGGTGCGGCACGTGACGTTCACTCCGGTCGGGGTGCGGTGGGCGACGGCGGATCTCGGGGTGCTCACCGCCTGA
- the tsaB gene encoding tRNA (adenosine(37)-N6)-threonylcarbamoyltransferase complex dimerization subunit type 1 TsaB, which yields MLLLALDTATPAVTVALHDGRDVVASFRQVDARRHGELLLPAVDQVLADAGVKLDAVTGIVVGIGPGPYTGLRVGLMTADTFGLALGIPVHGMCTLDGLAYAAGLGEGPFVVATDARRKEVYWATYSDPRTRVSDPAVDRPADIAEQVEGLPAVGAGALLYPDTFPDAREPEHVSAAALAALAAERIAAGEELPAPRPLYLRRPDAQVPKNYKVVTPK from the coding sequence GTGCTCTTGCTCGCTCTTGATACCGCCACTCCCGCCGTGACCGTCGCCCTGCATGACGGGCGGGACGTCGTCGCCTCGTTCCGTCAGGTGGACGCGCGTCGGCACGGGGAGCTGTTGTTGCCGGCCGTCGACCAGGTGCTCGCGGACGCGGGGGTGAAGCTGGACGCGGTCACCGGGATCGTCGTGGGAATCGGACCCGGGCCCTACACCGGCCTGCGCGTCGGGCTCATGACCGCCGACACCTTCGGGCTCGCGCTCGGGATCCCCGTGCACGGGATGTGCACCCTGGACGGACTCGCCTACGCGGCCGGTCTCGGTGAGGGCCCCTTCGTCGTGGCGACCGACGCACGGCGCAAGGAGGTCTACTGGGCCACCTACTCCGACCCCCGCACGCGCGTGAGCGATCCCGCGGTCGACCGGCCCGCCGACATCGCCGAGCAGGTCGAGGGGCTGCCCGCGGTCGGTGCCGGGGCGCTGCTCTACCCCGACACCTTCCCCGACGCCCGCGAGCCCGAGCACGTGTCGGCCGCCGCGCTCGCCGCCCTCGCCGCCGAGCGGATCGCGGCCGGGGAGGAACTGCCCGCCCCGCGGCCGCTGTACCTGCGGCGGCCCGACGCGCAGGTGCCCAAGAACTACAAGGTGGTCACCCCCAAGTGA
- a CDS encoding LacI family DNA-binding transcriptional regulator yields the protein MTPPEPAETRTTSPAVGRSQQTATLAEIAREAGVSAPTVSKVLNGRADVAPATRARVEDLLRAHGYRRRRAEASRSPLIDLVFHELESAWAMEVIRGVENVARDAGLSVVLSESAGRLTPGRTWADQVAARRPHGVVLVLSGLDESQRALLGSRSIPFVVMDPAGDPGADVPSIGATNWQGGLAATRHLVELGHRRIGAISGPSRMMCSRARVDGYRAALETAGLPVDPELIMAGDFHHETGYRQGLELLRRPDRPTAVFAGNDLQALGLYEAARELGLRIPEDLSVVGFDDLPVAPWVGPPLTTVRQPLTEMAEAAAKLVLDLGREGGSPAATRVELATSLVVRSSTARCAGLEPDA from the coding sequence ATGACACCCCCGGAGCCCGCTGAAACCCGGACGACTTCCCCTGCGGTGGGACGGTCGCAGCAGACCGCGACCCTCGCCGAGATCGCCCGGGAGGCCGGCGTCTCGGCGCCGACAGTTTCGAAGGTCCTCAACGGCCGGGCCGACGTCGCGCCCGCGACCCGCGCCCGCGTCGAGGACCTGCTGCGCGCGCACGGCTACCGGCGCCGGCGTGCCGAGGCGAGCCGTTCGCCCCTGATCGACCTGGTCTTCCACGAGCTGGAGAGCGCGTGGGCGATGGAGGTCATCCGCGGGGTGGAGAACGTGGCCCGCGACGCGGGGCTCAGTGTCGTGCTGAGCGAGAGCGCGGGGCGGCTCACTCCCGGGCGCACCTGGGCCGACCAGGTCGCCGCCCGCCGCCCCCACGGGGTGGTCCTCGTGCTGTCCGGGCTCGACGAGTCCCAGCGCGCGCTGCTGGGCAGCAGGTCGATCCCGTTCGTGGTGATGGACCCGGCCGGCGATCCGGGCGCCGACGTGCCCTCCATCGGCGCGACCAACTGGCAGGGCGGGCTCGCCGCCACCCGGCACCTCGTCGAGCTGGGCCACCGCAGGATCGGTGCGATCAGCGGGCCCTCCCGCATGATGTGCAGCCGCGCCCGGGTCGACGGCTACCGGGCGGCTCTGGAGACCGCGGGGCTGCCCGTCGACCCGGAGCTGATCATGGCCGGCGACTTCCACCACGAGACCGGCTACCGCCAGGGCCTGGAACTGCTGCGCCGCCCTGACCGGCCCACCGCGGTCTTCGCCGGCAACGACCTCCAGGCGCTCGGCCTGTACGAGGCGGCCCGCGAGCTGGGGCTGCGCATCCCGGAGGACCTGAGCGTGGTCGGGTTCGACGACCTTCCGGTGGCGCCCTGGGTGGGGCCGCCGCTGACGACCGTACGGCAGCCGCTGACCGAGATGGCCGAGGCCGCGGCCAAGCTGGTCCTCGACCTGGGCCGGGAGGGCGGAAGCCCGGCGGCGACCCGCGTGGAGCTGGCGACGAGCCTGGTGGTGCGCAGCAGCACGGCGCGCTGCGCCGGGCTGGAGCCGGACGCCTAG
- the rimI gene encoding ribosomal protein S18-alanine N-acetyltransferase: MTTPVIPVLREMRWWDIDPVLELEKDLFPEDAWSRGMFWSELAHSRGPGATRRFVVAEEGERIVGYAGLASAGELADVQTIAVARDHWGTGLGATLLTELLRAATAFECAEVMLECRIDNIRAQKLYERFGFEAIGFRRGYYQPGNVDALVMRLTDPSTSVRGTEING, encoded by the coding sequence GTGACCACACCCGTGATTCCCGTGCTGCGTGAGATGCGCTGGTGGGACATCGACCCCGTGCTGGAGCTGGAGAAGGACCTCTTCCCGGAGGACGCCTGGTCCCGAGGCATGTTCTGGTCCGAACTCGCGCACTCCCGGGGGCCCGGGGCCACCCGGCGGTTCGTGGTGGCCGAGGAGGGCGAGCGGATCGTGGGGTACGCGGGCCTCGCCTCCGCCGGGGAGCTCGCCGACGTCCAGACGATCGCCGTCGCCCGCGACCACTGGGGCACCGGACTCGGGGCGACCCTGCTGACCGAGCTGCTGCGGGCCGCGACCGCCTTCGAGTGCGCCGAAGTGATGCTGGAGTGCCGGATCGACAACATCCGCGCCCAGAAGCTCTACGAGCGCTTCGGCTTCGAGGCCATCGGGTTCCGGCGCGGCTACTACCAGCCGGGCAACGTGGACGCCCTCGTGATGCGACTCACCGACCCTTCAACTTCCGTACGAGGAACCGAGATCAATGGCTGA